From Paenibacillus sp. FSL H8-0537:
TGGCTTTGCAGCAGTCGAGCGGAGCGGCGGCAACGGTGCTGACGGCTTCTTTCGTTGATCCGACAGGCTATGGCCGGATCATTCGCGGCGAGAGCGGCGAGGTTGAGAGAATCGTCGAGCAGAAGGATTGCACGCCAGAGGAAGCAGCGACGAAGGAAATTAATACGGGTACGTATGTGTTTGATAACCGCAAGCTGTTCGAGGCGCTAGCCAAGGTAACAAGCAATAATGCCCAAGGCGAGTTTTATTTGACCGATGTCATTGGCATATTCCGCCAGGCGGGCGAGTCCGTTCAAGGCTATTGCACAGAGGATACGGCGGAAGCGATCGGCATTAATGACCGTGTAGCGCTTGCTGAAGCGGAAGGCTTGATGCGGGCGCGCATTAACCGCAAGCATTTAATTGAAGGCGTTACGATTATTGATACAGCATCAACTTATATAGAAGCAGATGTGCAAATTGGTGCCGACACGGTTATATACTCAGGCACAGTGCTGCGCGGTTCTACGGTTATTGGCGAGGATTGCATCATTGGGCCAAATGCGGATATTCAGGATTCGGTCATCGGAGACGGCGTTAGCGTTAAATATTCGGTTATCGCCGAATCAGAAGTCGGCAATAAAAGCTCGGTTGGGCCATACGCGAATTTGCGTCCCGGCTCCAAGCTGGGCGAAGACTGCAAAATCGGCGATTTTGTCGAGCTGAAAAATGCTACGCTTGGCGACGGCAGCAAGGTATCGCATTTGAGCTATGTGGGCGATGCAGTAGTCGGTAAAGACGTGAACATCGGCTGCGGCGCGATAACGGTCAATTACGACGGCTTCAATAAGTCGGTGACGGAAATCGGCGATGGCGCGTTTGTCGGCAGCAACGTTAATTTAATTGCTCCTGTGAAGATTGGCGACGGCGCTTTTGTCGTTGCTGGCTCGACGATTACAAAGGATGTGCCAGCAGGCGATCTAGCGGTTGCGCGTGCCCGTCAGGAGAACAAGGAAGGCTACGCCGAGAAGATTCGTAATCGTGCGAAAGCGAAGAAGGATAAGAGCAAGAAGGGTTGATTGTATATCACGGCGACGCGAAAGCTGCCTCAAAAGCTGCCCTAAAAAAGGAAGCACCGTTCAGGTTTGTTTATTTTTTGGCTAAATAGGGTAAAGCTATATGGAATATCACTTTTCTAGGAGGTTTCCATGATGTCTAACTCGATGAATGCCGAAACAAGAACTGCTCTTACAAACGGTGAGCTGCGCTCCCTGAGACAGCGGGGCAAAGTGCCAGCCGTCGTATATGGCAAACAGCTGTCCCAATCTACATCTGTTTTGCTTGAAGAGAAAGAATTGCTGGCTTTGCTCCGTTCGCATCCAAAGGCCGTACTGGAACTGAATATTCCATCCCATGGCAAAAAGCCGGTTATGATAACGGATGTACAGCGTGATCCGGTATCGCGCCAAGTGCTGCATGTGGATTTTCATCAAATTAACATGAATGAAGAAGTGAAGACGCAGGTTCGTATCGACTTCCTGGGTGAAGCGAACGGGGTGAAGGAAGGCGGCATTTTGCAGGTGATGCTCCATGAGCTTGAGGTGCAGTGCTTGCCGGGCAGCATTCCGGATTCCATTGAGCTGAACGTGGCGGATTTGGAGATGGGCAGCAACCTGCTCGTCAGCGATATCGAGGTGCCGAGCGGTGTAGAAGTGAAGTCCGATCCCGAGCAGGTCGTTGTGACCGTGCTGGCTCCTCAGAAGGAAATTTCCGAAGAGGAAGCAGCGGAATCGGCAGCCGAGTCGTTTGCTCACGAGGTACGCTCCGAGGATGCGAAAGAGGTTGGCAGCAGCTCGTAGCCTGCAGGCTCGCAGCTCCTAGCTCGTAACGGGTAGGACAAGCGCGACCGGCAGCTTCTGCTGGATCATTATTATATAGGTATTGAAGAAACGTTGCCACACGATAAAAGCGGCTAGCGGCTCCATGCATTTGCATGGGGCCGCTTTTTGTTTGTCCGTTAAGGTAGTTGCCCTCAAGCGTCAATGCAATGGATGGCAGCGCCTCGCGACGCCAACATTGAGACGTAGGGCATGCTCAGTTACCTTTTTCAAAAAAGGCTCCCGCCTTGAGCTGGTCCACGAATTGCTGGAGCCAAGCGTAATATTGCACAGCATGCCGCAGCTTCTGCAAATCCTCCAGGCAGCGCATACGCTCCTCCTCGCTCGTCTTCATGTCCAGAATCAGCTCGCTGAGCAGCGGAATAGTCGATTCGGCCGCTTCTGTCATGACATCCACTTCGTGCTGAAGCTTTGAGGTGAAAAAGTTTTGGAACGTTTTGAAAAAATCGGTCTCCGCCTGATACAGATCCTGCCGCTCCCGCTTCTCTGGCAGCTTCATAATCATTTGCGATGACATTAACGAGCGCACAGCGTAGCTCATGTTGCTTTTGCTCATATTCATATGCGCCTTCATCTCATCGAGCGTCATCGGCTTATCCTCGAAAAACATAATGCCATATAATTGTCCGAACGAATAGTTCGCCCCGTATAAATTCATCGTTTGCGCGATTGCGTCAATCATCGTTTGGCGCAAGGCCAGCCGCTGCGTTTCCTGCTCCTCCGTATGGTCTGGCATAACCATCCTCCATTTCTCCCGTCTGCCTCTTGTCCATATTATAGCGAACTCTTAAAAATCCAGCTTTATATTTGTATCTTTACAAGAAATTAAGCTGGTGATGACGATGCGTTAATAGTTCTACGACATAATGAGTATACAATAAATATTGAATTCATAGATTTTTATTTCGGTAAAACGGCTAAATGGGTCATTAATTAAATTTTTATTGAATGGAGAGTTTAGGTGTTGAAACGGACAGGATGGTTGAACGAGTTAAAAGCAGTGCTGTTTACGCTGCCGGCAATGATTCCGATTACGGTCTTCTGGCTGGCGCCGCTGGTGTATGTCTTTTATTTGAGCTTTGTGGAATGGGACTTTATGAGTCCGGATAAGCTGTTCGTCGGCTTGGACAATTATGTATATTTGCTGCAAAATCCCGCCTTCTACCAGTCGCTGAGGGTGACGCTTCTATTCTGTCTCGGCAGTGTGCTGCCTATTATGGCAGGCGGGCTGGGGCTGGCGCTGCTGCTGGGGCGCTCGCTTAAGGGCTCCGCTCTGTATCGGACGCTGGTATTTGCGCCCTGGGTAACGCCAACGGTGGCCGTGTCAATCGTCTGGTCATGGATATTAGAGCCTAAGGTGGGGCTTGGCAATACGATTCTAGGGGCGATTGGGCTTCCGGCAATTGGCTGGCTGCAAGACCCCAAATGGGCATTGGTCGGGGTGCTGCTGGTAGGCATCTGGAAATCGGTTGGATGGGCGATGATCTTCTACATTGTAGCGCTGCGAAGTGTACCGACGGATATGCTGGAGGCGGCAGGGCTGGATGGAGCAGGGGCTGTTCAAAAATTTCTGCACGTAACGCTGCCGCTTATCTCGCCAACAACGTTCTTCCTGTTCGTTGTGCAGACGATCGAGGCGCTGCAGGCTTACGATTCCATTAATGTATTGACGCAGGGCGGTCCATCAGGCTCGACTCGGACGCTGCTGTATCTGTATTACCAATCGGCCTTCGAATCATTCCAGGTTGGCGAAGCGTCGTCGATTTCTATCGTTATGATCGTCATTTGCGTTCTATTGTCCGTTCTATCCTTCACGGTCAGCCGCAAAATGGTGCATTACAACTAGCTAATAGGGAGGAATTTGGAGTTATGAAGGCTGTTTACCAAGCAGGGCTGGCGCTGCGGCATATTAGCTTGCTGGCTATTGCGCTCGCAATGGCATTTCCATTCTATTGGATGATGACAAGCGCGCTGAAGACAAACGATGAGATTTGGCAGTTTCCACCGACATTATGGCCGGAGGTGCCGTTATGGAGCAATTATGTGGAGGCGTGGCTTGCAGCACCCTTCGGTCAATACATTGCCAACAGCGTAATGGTTGCGGGCGCCATTGTCCTTTTGCAAATTATTAATTCAGCGATGATGGCTTACGCTTTGACCCATATGAGATTTCGGTTAAAAGGTTTTTTGACCAGCATTATTATGCTCGGTTACATGATTCCAAGCACAGCGGTGTATTTGCCCAGCTATATGATTTTATCCAAGCTCTATTTGCTGGATTCATATGCGGGCCTGATTATATCAAACGCGGTCAGCGTCTTCTCGATCTTTCTCATCAGACAGGCCTTTCTGCAAGTGTCGCATGAGATGGTGGAGGCCGGGCAAATCGATGGGGCTTCGCACAGCCGAATTTTATGGACGATTATGGTGCCGCTGACCCGTGCCTCGTTCGTAGTGCTTGCGCTCATTACGTTCATCTCGCAGTACAACAATTATTTTTGGCCGATGCTTATTACGAAAAATCCCGATCTCCAGCTCGTGTCGGCGGGACTGCGCAGCTTTTTCGTGGAAGGGGGTGCTTACGGGCTGAAATGGCCGCTCATTATGGCGGCAAGCTCTTTCACGATTATTCCGCTCTTGCTGCTGTTTCTGTTCGCCCAGCGGACGATTATGCAGAGTGTTAACTTATCTTCTGGCATTAAGGGGTAGCTTTAAGCAATTAAAATAATAAAAAGTGGAGGAATGGACCATGTTGAAAAAAATGAAATGGGTGAGCACGATGTCGCTCACACTTGCAATGGTGACGCTTAGCGCATGTGGACAGACGGCAGGCACGCAGACGGGTGGAGCGGGCAGCAGCAGTACGCCTCAGCAATCGGCAGCAGCCTCGGAGGCGCCGAAAGCGCCGGTGCAAATTGAGTTTTGGTATGGCCTTGGCGGCAAGCTGGGCGAAAATGTAGAAGCCATTATTAAGAAATTCAATGAATCGCAAAGCGAGGTCATCGTCAAAGGTGTAGTTCAAGCGGATTACAATGAAACGGAGCAAAAGCTTCAGGCAGCTATTGCGGCTGGACAGCCTCCCGCTGCGGTGCTGGCCTCCAATGTGGATTGGGCGGCTAAAGGGTATTTTGAGCCGCTGGATGACTATATCGCCGCTGCGCCAGATTTTAAGAAAGAGGATTTTATCCAAACGTTTCTAGAGCAAGGACAAGTAGCAGGCAAGCAGTATTTTATGCCGATGTATGGTACGACTCAGCTCATGTATTATCGCTTGGACACTTTCGAGAAAGCGGGCATCAAGCCGGAGGATATCAAAACGTGGGAGGACCTTGCGGCAGCGGCTGAGAAAATGGCGGTGAAGGAAGGCGGCAAAACGACCTTCTATGGCTGGGAACCGATGTGGGGCGCAGACAATATGATTGATGCGACGCTCAGCAAGGGCGGCAAAATTTTGAGCGATGACGGAAAGACGGTTGTATTCGATTCGCCGGAATGGATTGAGACATGGGATTTATTCCGCAAATGGCTGCATGAAGATAAAACGATGGCGATTCACTCCGGTGGACAAGGCTGGGAGTACTGGTATAAAACGATTGATGATGTAATGAAAGGCCAAGCGGCAGGCTATACGGGTTCAAGCGGTGACCAAGGCGATCTGGATTTCAGCATCGTTGGCGCTATGCAGCAGCCGGGCTGGGAAGGCGTAGGCGAAGGCAAGCCAGTCGCTCGGGCAATTATGGCGGGCGTTCCTGCAAAAGCGAAGGATGAGCAGAAGGAAGCGGCCTTTAAATGGCTGTCGTTCTTCACGGGAAGCGAAAATACGGCATCGTGGTCGATGAACACAGGTTACATTGCGGTACGTTTATCTGCACAAGATGATCCAGCTTTCAAGGCATTCAGCGAAACAAATCCACAAATTAAAGTCCCTTTGCAGCAAGCGTCGCACGGCTCGAAGCCATTCCTTGACCCGACAGGCGGCAAAATCAGCGATGCGCTGACTGTTGCGGCTGATCAGGTGCAAATCGAGAATATTTCGGCAGAGAAGGCGCTGAAGCAGGCTAAGGAAACCGCGCAGCGTGAGCTGGATAAAGCGTTGAAGGGCAAATAAGCGATGATGGATCGTGTAGCTCGTCTAGCTGGAAGGGAAGATGGCATAGAGCAGGAACAACAGCGAAGTCAGGAACAGCAGCGAAATCAGGAAAAAGCGCAAGGGAAGCAGCATACAGTTGCTAGCCTTAAGGTTGACGACGGCAAGCCTTGTGACGTTGAAGCCATTCTTTTTGATAAAGATGGAACGATTATTGATTTTGTCTCGATGTGGGGGAATTGGAGCGAGCTGCTGGCGAGTCGTTATACGGCGCGCCTTGCGGCTAAAGGCTTGCTGCTGTCCAAAGGGATGTTCCCCTCCCTCTGGGGTACCAGCCTTGATGCGGCTGGGAATGTATGCGCGTATGACCGCAACGGTCCGCTTGCGATGGGGACGATGAATGACTTGTATGCCATTGCAGCCTTGCAAGGCTATAAGCTCGGCTTGTCTTGGGGAGAATCGATGCAGCTAGTGAGGGAAAGCAAGGAAGAGGCTGATTTGGAGCTGAAAAGACGAAAATCTGCCATCCCGCTTACGGGCGTTGTCCCTTTTATTGAACAGTGCAAAAAGGCAGGGCTGAAGCTCGGCATCGTCACGGCTGATGATACCGAAGCGGCGCGAGAGCATTTGGAGTGGATGGG
This genomic window contains:
- the glmU gene encoding bifunctional UDP-N-acetylglucosamine diphosphorylase/glucosamine-1-phosphate N-acetyltransferase GlmU; amino-acid sequence: MKVMAIVLAAGQGKRMKSKRYKVLHHVCGKPMVGHVLDTVKQAASERTVVIVGHGAETVKAYLGEQAEYVLQEQQLGTGHAVRQAEALIGAEDGKTIVICGDTPLVRAETIQAMLALQQSSGAAATVLTASFVDPTGYGRIIRGESGEVERIVEQKDCTPEEAATKEINTGTYVFDNRKLFEALAKVTSNNAQGEFYLTDVIGIFRQAGESVQGYCTEDTAEAIGINDRVALAEAEGLMRARINRKHLIEGVTIIDTASTYIEADVQIGADTVIYSGTVLRGSTVIGEDCIIGPNADIQDSVIGDGVSVKYSVIAESEVGNKSSVGPYANLRPGSKLGEDCKIGDFVELKNATLGDGSKVSHLSYVGDAVVGKDVNIGCGAITVNYDGFNKSVTEIGDGAFVGSNVNLIAPVKIGDGAFVVAGSTITKDVPAGDLAVARARQENKEGYAEKIRNRAKAKKDKSKKG
- a CDS encoding 50S ribosomal protein L25; this encodes MMSNSMNAETRTALTNGELRSLRQRGKVPAVVYGKQLSQSTSVLLEEKELLALLRSHPKAVLELNIPSHGKKPVMITDVQRDPVSRQVLHVDFHQINMNEEVKTQVRIDFLGEANGVKEGGILQVMLHELEVQCLPGSIPDSIELNVADLEMGSNLLVSDIEVPSGVEVKSDPEQVVVTVLAPQKEISEEEAAESAAESFAHEVRSEDAKEVGSSS
- a CDS encoding transcriptional regulator, which produces MPDHTEEQETQRLALRQTMIDAIAQTMNLYGANYSFGQLYGIMFFEDKPMTLDEMKAHMNMSKSNMSYAVRSLMSSQMIMKLPEKRERQDLYQAETDFFKTFQNFFTSKLQHEVDVMTEAAESTIPLLSELILDMKTSEEERMRCLEDLQKLRHAVQYYAWLQQFVDQLKAGAFFEKGN
- a CDS encoding sugar ABC transporter permease, producing MIPITVFWLAPLVYVFYLSFVEWDFMSPDKLFVGLDNYVYLLQNPAFYQSLRVTLLFCLGSVLPIMAGGLGLALLLGRSLKGSALYRTLVFAPWVTPTVAVSIVWSWILEPKVGLGNTILGAIGLPAIGWLQDPKWALVGVLLVGIWKSVGWAMIFYIVALRSVPTDMLEAAGLDGAGAVQKFLHVTLPLISPTTFFLFVVQTIEALQAYDSINVLTQGGPSGSTRTLLYLYYQSAFESFQVGEASSISIVMIVICVLLSVLSFTVSRKMVHYN
- a CDS encoding carbohydrate ABC transporter permease, whose amino-acid sequence is MKAVYQAGLALRHISLLAIALAMAFPFYWMMTSALKTNDEIWQFPPTLWPEVPLWSNYVEAWLAAPFGQYIANSVMVAGAIVLLQIINSAMMAYALTHMRFRLKGFLTSIIMLGYMIPSTAVYLPSYMILSKLYLLDSYAGLIISNAVSVFSIFLIRQAFLQVSHEMVEAGQIDGASHSRILWTIMVPLTRASFVVLALITFISQYNNYFWPMLITKNPDLQLVSAGLRSFFVEGGAYGLKWPLIMAASSFTIIPLLLLFLFAQRTIMQSVNLSSGIKG
- a CDS encoding ABC transporter substrate-binding protein, with protein sequence MLKKMKWVSTMSLTLAMVTLSACGQTAGTQTGGAGSSSTPQQSAAASEAPKAPVQIEFWYGLGGKLGENVEAIIKKFNESQSEVIVKGVVQADYNETEQKLQAAIAAGQPPAAVLASNVDWAAKGYFEPLDDYIAAAPDFKKEDFIQTFLEQGQVAGKQYFMPMYGTTQLMYYRLDTFEKAGIKPEDIKTWEDLAAAAEKMAVKEGGKTTFYGWEPMWGADNMIDATLSKGGKILSDDGKTVVFDSPEWIETWDLFRKWLHEDKTMAIHSGGQGWEYWYKTIDDVMKGQAAGYTGSSGDQGDLDFSIVGAMQQPGWEGVGEGKPVARAIMAGVPAKAKDEQKEAAFKWLSFFTGSENTASWSMNTGYIAVRLSAQDDPAFKAFSETNPQIKVPLQQASHGSKPFLDPTGGKISDALTVAADQVQIENISAEKALKQAKETAQRELDKALKGK
- a CDS encoding HAD family hydrolase, giving the protein MMDRVARLAGREDGIEQEQQRSQEQQRNQEKAQGKQHTVASLKVDDGKPCDVEAILFDKDGTIIDFVSMWGNWSELLASRYTARLAAKGLLLSKGMFPSLWGTSLDAAGNVCAYDRNGPLAMGTMNDLYAIAALQGYKLGLSWGESMQLVRESKEEADLELKRRKSAIPLTGVVPFIEQCKKAGLKLGIVTADDTEAAREHLEWMGLLPYFSVVIGADLVPRSKPFPDMLELACQELGVVPSSIAIIGDTDGDMRMGQAAGAALCIGIANQAASVLPSADVIIASYSQLVVEEAHTEG